A DNA window from Iodobacter ciconiae contains the following coding sequences:
- a CDS encoding carbonic anhydrase, whose amino-acid sequence MADLHQFIEGFRDFQQQYFAGETALFDRLRAGQTPTTVLIGCCDSRVDPAILTQCAPGEMFIIRNVANLVPPFEQGTTNQGVSAALQYAVTVLNVSRIVVLGHSHCGGIKALMDSADIVDKDDFLGRWIHIASKAKERVLQQLPDGDQAARYRACELEAIRDSLNNLETFPWIKARLGMDALSLHGWFFDFEHGALLGFNRESGQFQPLVSALPSQDFLIEI is encoded by the coding sequence ATGGCCGATTTGCATCAGTTTATTGAAGGTTTTCGCGATTTCCAGCAGCAGTATTTTGCTGGCGAAACCGCTTTGTTTGACCGTTTACGTGCAGGCCAGACACCAACGACCGTGTTGATAGGCTGCTGTGATTCCCGGGTTGACCCTGCTATTTTGACCCAATGCGCGCCTGGCGAGATGTTTATTATTCGCAATGTGGCTAATCTGGTTCCTCCTTTTGAGCAGGGGACTACCAATCAAGGGGTATCTGCAGCATTGCAATACGCTGTTACTGTGCTTAATGTGAGCCGTATTGTTGTGCTGGGGCATAGTCACTGTGGCGGGATTAAAGCGTTGATGGATAGTGCGGATATTGTTGATAAAGATGATTTCTTGGGGCGCTGGATTCATATCGCCAGCAAAGCAAAAGAGCGTGTTTTACAGCAGTTGCCAGATGGTGATCAGGCGGCCCGTTACCGTGCTTGTGAGCTGGAAGCCATTCGGGATTCTTTAAATAATCTGGAAACTTTTCCATGGATTAAGGCGCGCTTAGGTATGGACGCTCTTAGTTTGCATGGCTGGTTTTTTGATTTTGAACACGGCGCCTTACTTGGCTTTAATAGAGAAAGCGGGCAATTTCAACCGCTGGTAAGTGCTTTGCCCTCCCAGGATTTTTTAATCGAGATTTAA
- a CDS encoding peptidylprolyl isomerase — MMSITVNGVEITDAMIEAESQHHQDAPSMLDATIQELILRELLLQRAASLTIEAATPEETIGLLLQTEVKITDADEVACQEYYDNNPQSFVRGEMVEGSHILFKPSDEVSLDAIRETASAVLADVKANPGKFAELAREHSACPSGQQGGDLGQFGRGQMVPEFEHAVFSLNAGEVAADLVETQFGLHIIRAGEKVAGATVAFDEVKEKLAEFLSNIATRRAMNQYLQTLVNAAKIEGYTLPAAEPAAA, encoded by the coding sequence ATGATGAGTATCACTGTTAATGGCGTTGAAATTACCGATGCAATGATTGAGGCCGAAAGTCAGCACCATCAAGATGCGCCATCTATGTTGGATGCAACGATTCAAGAGTTGATTTTGCGTGAACTCTTGTTGCAACGTGCCGCTTCTTTGACGATTGAGGCCGCTACTCCGGAAGAAACCATCGGTTTACTGCTGCAAACAGAAGTCAAAATAACCGATGCAGATGAGGTAGCTTGTCAGGAGTATTACGACAATAATCCGCAATCTTTTGTGCGTGGCGAAATGGTTGAAGGCAGCCATATTTTATTCAAGCCTAGTGATGAGGTATCTTTGGATGCCATTCGTGAAACGGCTAGTGCAGTATTAGCTGACGTAAAAGCAAATCCGGGAAAATTTGCAGAGCTGGCCCGTGAACATTCCGCTTGCCCGTCAGGCCAGCAGGGCGGTGATCTTGGCCAGTTTGGTCGCGGTCAGATGGTGCCGGAATTTGAACATGCTGTGTTTAGCCTGAACGCGGGTGAAGTTGCTGCCGATTTGGTAGAAACTCAGTTTGGTTTACATATTATTCGTGCGGGCGAGAAAGTGGCTGGTGCGACCGTTGCTTTTGACGAAGTAAAAGAAAAGCTGGCTGAGTTTTTAAGCAATATTGCTACTCGCCGTGCCATGAATCAGTACCTGCAAACGCTAGTGAATGCTGCCAAAATCGAAGGTTACACTTTGCCAGCTGCAGAGCCGGCGGCGGCATAG
- a CDS encoding MBL fold metallo-hydrolase has translation MKKAQILFEQDDHRWFAISRDPDRPSHLIDTNEYVISNGCEALITDPGGLEVFPAVFSAVSTVIDPRLIHSIFSSHQDPDVISSLALWLEFNPEMKCHISGLWASFVPHFGGSANTMMSIPDQGSEIVVGSAHLSAIPAHYLHSSGNFHLYDLKAQILFSGDVGAALLPESNSDLFVSDFDRHIRFAEGFHKRWMGSNSAKRVWCEKAASLKIDMICPQHGSVYVGEDVERFINWFDELHVGLF, from the coding sequence ATGAAAAAAGCACAAATATTATTTGAGCAGGATGATCATCGCTGGTTTGCTATTTCGCGTGATCCAGATCGCCCCAGTCATTTAATCGATACCAACGAATACGTGATCAGCAATGGTTGTGAAGCTCTTATTACCGACCCCGGGGGGCTGGAGGTTTTTCCCGCCGTGTTTTCGGCAGTGAGTACGGTGATTGATCCTCGGCTCATTCATAGTATTTTCTCATCACATCAGGATCCTGATGTAATTTCTTCTTTGGCACTGTGGTTAGAGTTTAATCCGGAAATGAAATGCCATATCTCTGGTTTATGGGCATCTTTTGTTCCCCATTTTGGTGGCTCGGCGAATACCATGATGTCTATTCCCGATCAGGGGAGTGAAATTGTGGTGGGTAGTGCGCATTTGAGTGCCATTCCTGCCCATTATTTGCATTCTTCGGGTAATTTTCATCTTTATGATCTTAAGGCACAGATTTTATTTTCAGGAGATGTAGGTGCAGCGTTGCTGCCAGAGAGTAATAGTGATTTATTTGTCAGCGATTTTGACCGTCATATTCGATTTGCCGAAGGGTTTCATAAGCGCTGGATGGGATCAAACAGCGCGAAGCGAGTGTGGTGTGAAAAAGCCGCCAGTTTGAAAATCGATATGATCTGCCCGCAACATGGATCGGTGTATGTGGGGGAGGATGTTGAGCGCTTTATTAACTGGTTTGATGAGCTGCATGTAGGGCTTTTTTAA
- a CDS encoding TolC family outer membrane protein, translating to MNLKLCFAVTLALSAMGVHAAAPATLQEAAERAITNNPELRARWFEFRASTEDVSAARGGYLPQVDFQAYAGREWQMRPSGDTGGFNHPGATLSLRQMLFDGFATSNEVQRLGYARLTRYYELLSSSDQIAYESVRAYQDVLRYRELVALAQDNYALHKEILGQIEERVKAGVGRRVDLEQASGRLALAESNWLTDLSNLHDVSARFQRIVGEAPAATLAPAQDLRAALPKEGSAVLATALKQNPSFLAAVSNIRSARSDAETRKSNNYPKLELVARQAIDRDRDNISGTFQDRTIQLNLNYNLFSGGRDSARIRGAVEKLNSAYELRDKTCRDIRQTTQIAWNDVRRLNEQMKFLDQHQLSTEKSRDAYRKQFDIGQRTLLDLLDTENELFTAKRAVVAAVYDLKTSEAGVLTQTHQILAALKLAPLEAAVPEDLDDSQLDDERIRCSAEMPEAYVMDREGVMANRPPLAPIAVPEALSAPVNKDLVQFGNDLVDKWSKAWAEKRVDDYLVFYANSFVPSNGMSVDKWKEFRRSRIAKQGNLSITLDKMQLKQINETQAEASFEQSYKSKDYTDAVHKTLEMVKQGGQWKIKAEKVTSGKAY from the coding sequence ATGAATCTGAAACTTTGCTTTGCCGTTACTTTGGCATTGAGTGCAATGGGAGTACATGCTGCAGCGCCTGCTACTTTGCAGGAAGCGGCCGAGCGGGCCATTACAAACAATCCGGAATTACGTGCTCGCTGGTTTGAGTTCCGTGCTTCTACTGAGGATGTTTCTGCTGCTCGTGGAGGTTATTTGCCACAGGTAGATTTTCAAGCTTATGCTGGCCGCGAGTGGCAAATGCGCCCTAGCGGTGATACCGGTGGTTTCAACCATCCCGGTGCCACGTTGTCTTTGCGCCAAATGCTATTTGATGGCTTTGCTACAAGTAATGAAGTTCAGCGCTTAGGCTATGCAAGACTGACCCGCTATTACGAATTACTTTCTTCGTCCGATCAGATTGCTTATGAGAGCGTCCGTGCGTACCAGGATGTGTTGCGGTATCGCGAATTGGTAGCTCTTGCTCAGGATAACTATGCACTACATAAAGAAATTCTAGGCCAGATCGAAGAGCGGGTTAAAGCGGGTGTTGGTCGCCGGGTCGATCTGGAGCAGGCTTCAGGGCGCTTGGCTTTGGCCGAGTCTAACTGGTTGACAGATTTATCAAATTTACACGATGTATCTGCACGTTTTCAGCGTATTGTGGGCGAAGCACCTGCTGCAACTTTGGCTCCTGCTCAGGATCTTCGAGCAGCGCTGCCTAAGGAAGGCAGTGCTGTTTTAGCAACGGCTTTGAAGCAGAATCCTAGTTTTCTGGCTGCTGTATCTAACATCCGTTCTGCACGCAGTGACGCTGAAACACGTAAATCCAATAATTATCCCAAGCTGGAGCTTGTTGCAAGGCAGGCTATTGATCGCGATCGGGACAATATCAGCGGTACTTTTCAGGACCGTACGATTCAGCTCAATTTAAATTACAACTTATTTAGTGGAGGCCGTGACAGCGCACGTATACGTGGCGCGGTAGAAAAGCTGAACTCTGCTTATGAGTTACGTGATAAAACCTGTCGTGATATTCGCCAAACTACGCAAATTGCCTGGAATGACGTACGCCGGCTGAATGAACAAATGAAGTTCCTTGATCAGCACCAACTTTCTACTGAGAAATCTCGCGATGCCTATCGTAAGCAGTTTGATATTGGTCAGCGCACTTTGCTGGATCTTTTAGATACTGAAAACGAATTATTTACAGCCAAGCGTGCGGTTGTTGCTGCCGTTTACGATTTAAAAACTTCGGAAGCGGGCGTTTTAACTCAGACTCACCAGATTCTTGCTGCTCTGAAACTTGCTCCGCTTGAGGCTGCTGTACCGGAAGATCTGGACGATAGTCAGCTGGATGATGAGCGTATTCGTTGTAGTGCAGAGATGCCAGAGGCATATGTGATGGATAGGGAGGGCGTAATGGCTAATCGTCCGCCTTTAGCACCTATTGCGGTACCTGAGGCGCTCAGTGCGCCCGTTAACAAAGATCTGGTGCAGTTTGGTAATGATCTGGTAGATAAATGGTCGAAAGCATGGGCAGAGAAACGGGTTGATGATTACCTGGTGTTTTATGCAAACAGCTTTGTGCCAAGCAATGGCATGAGTGTTGATAAATGGAAAGAATTTCGCCGTAGCCGCATCGCTAAACAGGGCAATCTGAGTATTACGCTGGATAAAATGCAGCTGAAGCAAATTAATGAAACCCAGGCTGAAGCCAGCTTTGAGCAAAGTTATAAGTCTAAGGATTACACCGATGCGGTGCATAAAACTTTGGAAATGGTAAAGCAGGGCGGGCAGTGGAAAATTAAGGCAGAGAAAGTAACAAGTGGTAAAGCCTACTAA
- a CDS encoding transglutaminase-like cysteine peptidase, with product MPQRTSHHLHIKTVWLLALLSFVLHAASNLDFDRLQKSLVQRWGQIPVRLFSDWQVLITEARNASEADKLKRINDFFNRRVQFSDDPSTWNAPDYWATPLETIGKGAGDCEDFAIIKYFSLKELGVAKEKLRLTYVKAKIGGSSSNVSQAHMVLTYYSSADAEPLVLDNLLNDIRPASRRPDLTPVFSFNSDGIFTGAAAQPTGPVDKLSRWKDLITKMKAEGYETD from the coding sequence ATGCCACAACGCACCTCCCATCACTTACATATAAAAACAGTATGGCTTTTAGCCCTACTGTCTTTCGTATTGCATGCGGCCTCTAACCTTGATTTTGATCGCTTACAAAAATCACTGGTACAGCGCTGGGGACAAATACCTGTTCGTTTATTTAGTGACTGGCAAGTCCTTATTACTGAAGCACGCAATGCCTCTGAAGCCGACAAACTAAAACGCATTAATGATTTTTTTAATCGTCGGGTTCAGTTTAGCGATGACCCCAGCACATGGAATGCCCCCGACTATTGGGCCACCCCGCTAGAAACCATAGGTAAAGGCGCGGGAGATTGCGAGGATTTCGCAATTATTAAATATTTCAGCCTAAAAGAACTAGGAGTTGCCAAAGAAAAACTCCGACTTACTTATGTTAAAGCTAAAATCGGTGGTAGTTCAAGTAATGTCAGCCAAGCACATATGGTCTTAACTTACTACTCAAGTGCGGATGCAGAACCTTTAGTTCTGGATAATTTACTTAACGATATCCGCCCGGCTTCCCGCCGCCCTGATTTAACACCTGTATTTAGCTTTAATAGTGATGGCATTTTTACAGGAGCAGCAGCCCAGCCAACTGGCCCGGTTGATAAATTATCCCGCTGGAAAGATTTAATTACCAAAATGAAAGCAGAAGGATATGAAACAGATTGA
- a CDS encoding bifunctional diguanylate cyclase/phosphodiesterase: protein MSLFRQLWMMIILATLVAFIGSFIVSVYTARGYLEQQLFTQSNDNASSLALSMSQQSKDPATIELNVSALFDTGHFELIRFSDNHGKTLVERKNNDKADGVPNWFVQTFSLQIAFGKAQVSDGWKQAGTVTVVAHSRFAYQALWEGAMRLFVWIIGAGLVCGAGLQLLLNWVKKPITQMVEQAEAISERRFITIPEPRYKELKSVVNAMNTMVSRVKTMFSEQAARIDALRSEANRDALTQLPNRNFFMGRLSQALEDDEAAPNGILLIMRLHNLAEVNRRLGRERADQFLQMAAGQLASLTGQEPDRLVARLNGADFALLAPGLDRQQGLDLAKELHQGLAELRQHELTDADDLAAIGIATYQHNDSISQLLAGTDQALAQAESSGANGTGHVSSASANQALPAQDWQPLLQKAFKNHNFELASFPAILIDGQPLHRELLLRLRHPETKELLTAGTFMPFISRLGMSSILDLESVRLACAELKLHEAQLAVNLEAKSIADEQFIESLLSILQQHKHSASRLWFEVNEFGFRDEITALANFAQKVRPLGCKIGIKHFGRHFGSIPQLYELQLDYLKIDGSFIQAIDQHLGNQNLVKAITGIASGHGLLTIAERVQTKNEWEMLKTLGINGLSGPIASAP, encoded by the coding sequence ATGTCACTCTTTCGCCAGCTCTGGATGATGATTATTCTGGCTACCCTGGTGGCCTTTATCGGAAGCTTTATTGTAAGCGTTTACACCGCTCGCGGTTATTTAGAGCAACAGCTATTTACTCAAAGTAATGATAATGCGTCGTCTTTAGCACTGTCAATGTCACAGCAAAGCAAAGATCCGGCCACTATTGAGCTCAATGTATCCGCCTTATTTGATACCGGGCACTTTGAATTAATCCGGTTTAGCGACAACCATGGAAAAACACTGGTCGAGCGCAAAAATAACGATAAAGCCGATGGGGTACCTAATTGGTTTGTGCAGACATTCTCCCTACAAATTGCCTTTGGTAAAGCCCAGGTTAGCGATGGCTGGAAGCAGGCTGGCACGGTCACCGTCGTCGCGCACTCACGCTTTGCTTATCAGGCCTTATGGGAAGGAGCAATGCGCCTGTTTGTCTGGATTATTGGTGCAGGCTTGGTCTGTGGTGCGGGCTTACAACTATTGCTGAACTGGGTAAAAAAACCCATCACTCAAATGGTAGAGCAGGCTGAAGCAATTAGTGAACGCCGTTTTATTACTATTCCAGAGCCACGCTATAAAGAATTAAAAAGTGTTGTAAACGCCATGAATACCATGGTTAGCCGCGTTAAGACTATGTTTTCCGAGCAAGCTGCCCGCATTGATGCTCTGCGTAGCGAAGCCAATAGGGATGCCCTTACCCAATTACCTAACCGCAATTTTTTTATGGGACGTTTATCTCAAGCCCTAGAAGATGACGAGGCAGCACCAAACGGAATTTTACTCATTATGCGCCTGCATAATCTGGCAGAAGTAAACCGGCGTTTAGGGCGGGAAAGAGCAGATCAATTTTTGCAAATGGCAGCAGGGCAATTAGCTTCTTTAACAGGCCAAGAACCGGATCGCTTGGTTGCCCGCCTAAATGGCGCAGATTTTGCGTTGCTGGCTCCCGGTTTAGATCGCCAACAAGGCCTCGATTTAGCGAAAGAACTTCACCAGGGCTTGGCAGAGCTTCGCCAGCACGAGCTAACCGATGCGGATGATTTAGCGGCAATTGGCATTGCAACGTATCAACATAATGACAGCATCAGCCAATTATTGGCCGGTACAGATCAAGCGCTTGCCCAAGCTGAAAGCAGTGGAGCCAACGGCACAGGCCATGTCAGCAGTGCCAGCGCAAATCAGGCCCTACCCGCGCAGGACTGGCAACCTTTGCTTCAAAAAGCATTTAAAAATCATAATTTTGAATTAGCTTCGTTTCCGGCAATTTTAATTGATGGCCAACCATTGCATCGCGAATTATTGCTGCGCCTACGCCATCCGGAAACAAAAGAATTACTTACAGCAGGCACATTTATGCCCTTTATTAGCCGACTGGGCATGAGCAGTATTCTGGACCTGGAATCTGTACGGCTTGCCTGCGCGGAACTCAAATTACACGAAGCTCAACTGGCGGTTAACTTAGAAGCTAAATCAATTGCAGATGAGCAATTTATTGAATCGCTGCTTAGCATATTGCAACAACATAAACATTCTGCAAGTCGCCTGTGGTTTGAAGTGAATGAATTTGGTTTTAGAGATGAAATTACCGCACTGGCTAACTTTGCCCAGAAAGTACGCCCATTAGGCTGCAAAATTGGGATTAAACACTTTGGCCGCCATTTCGGCAGTATTCCTCAGCTTTATGAATTGCAGCTTGATTACCTTAAAATTGACGGTAGTTTTATTCAAGCAATTGATCAACATCTGGGTAATCAGAATCTGGTTAAAGCCATTACCGGTATCGCTTCCGGCCATGGTCTACTCACGATTGCCGAACGGGTGCAAACTAAGAATGAATGGGAAATGCTTAAAACACTGGGAATTAACGGCTTAAGTGGCCCAATTGCCAGTGCCCCTTAA